The sequence TAATATTAAAATTAATCATAAATAAGATATTAACCATGAATATTGTTGATTTTGAGTAGTTTACAGTTGGGTTTATGTAAAAAGTACCCTCCCGGAATTATTGTGCTATAATTAAGATTTTCATAAAATAAAGGCTAATGTTTTGGGTTTAAGTCGTAAACTTGCAGCGCAAACAAATCAAAAAAATAAAAATTATATACACATGAAGGCATATGTTTTCCCCGGTCAGGGGGCTCAGTTTGTAGGAATGGGAAAGGATCTCTATGATAATTCAGAGATAGCTAAAGACTTATTCGAAAAAGCTAACGAAATACTCGGTTTTAGAATTACCGATATAATGTTTGAGGGAACTGCAGAGGAACTAAAACAGACAAAAGTTACGCAGCCTGCTATATTTCTTCATTCGGTGATATTATCGAAAGTTATTGGGGAAGAATTTAAACCAGATATGGTTGCCGGCCATTCACTGGGCGAGATTTCGGCACTGGTAGCTAACGGAACTTTAGATTTCGAAGATGGCCTTAAACTTGTGTCAAAGCGTGCTTTGGCAATGCAGGATGCCTGTGAAAAAGAGCCGTCTACTATGGCTGCGGTTTTAGGATTGTCTGACGAAGATGTAGAAGCAGTTTGTAGCGAAACAGAAGGGGTAGTTGTTGCTGCAAACTATAATTGTCCGGGACAATTAGTGATTTCGGGAAGTGTTGAAGCGGTAAATTCTGCCTGTAAACTGGCCAAGGATAAAGGAGCTAAAAGAGCATTGCCTCTTCCGGTTGGGGGTGCTTTCCATTCACCTTTGATGGAACCTGCCAGAGAAGAGCTGGCAAAAGCTATTGAAGAAACAGAATTCAAAACTCCTGTTTGTCCGGTTTATCAAAATGTTACAACAACAGCCGTTACAAAACCTGAGGATATCAAAGCAAATCTTATTTCTCAGCTTACTTCTCCGGTAAAATGGACTCAGTCTGTTGTACAAATGATTGAAGATGGAGCAACAGAATTTGTAGAAGTAGGACCGGGAAAAGTTCTTTCAGGGTTGGTAAAAAAAGTAGATAGAAAAATGCCGACTTCATCGGCAGCTATATAATAGCCTGATTTATTCATCGGATGACTTTTTTGGTCATCCGGTGAATATTGTAAATTATTTGCAGTAACCTGAATGTTCACCTGCTAAGGCACCGGGTAATTGAAATTATAGTAGAATCCTAATGCTACGTGGTGTATCTTATTCTTGATACCGTCGGCATTTGTACTGTTGTCGTATCTGAATCCCAGTATAACTGCCGTGTTTTGAGAAAATCGCCTCGCAAGTTCAAATGAATATCTGTTCGAAATATATTCCATGTCCTCATCGCTAAATGGCTTCATTATAGAACTGTTGTTTACAAAACTCCATTCTTTTTCTTTTCCGAAATTATATTTCAGGTTGTATTCAACTCCCCAGCCCTTAAAAAATTCTCCGGAATTGTCTTTTTCGTGATTGTTGAAAATATTTCCCAGAATACCAAAATGGAAATTTTCTCTGTTAACATCTATTAATGCAGAAAAGAATTCGTCATCTGTTTTTGTTTCTCCGGGAATGGGTACTTCAACACCGTCGAAAACTTTGTTATACGATAAACCAAACTTAAAGATCCTGAAATCATAATATGAAGATATTCCTGCAGCATCTGCAAACTTTACATTGTTAGAGCTGAAATTTCTGAACTGTCCCTGTACCCCGACATAGAATCTGTCGTTCGAAAATTCATATTTTATTGACTGGTCTGCTCTTCCGGTACCCGATGGACCTCCATCAGTTCCCGCATTATAAACTCCTATTGCATCACCGCCAAATATATACATGTTGTCTATATTACCTGCCAATGCGTAGTGTACCCCCCATTGCTTACCCACCGAAATTCTGCCGAAAGGAGTGCCGATGCCTATAAATCCCTGTCTGGCATAAATCGCATTATCGGTCTTTCCGTATTTCCCCCCGGGGTCAACAGAAATTGTTATATAGTCATTCCTGCGCGTAAGATGCAGTCCTATTTCAGCCTTTGTAAAAAAGTAGTAGTCATCAGAGTCTTTAAAAAACCATTCTCCCGCAACACCAACCCTGGGAATGAGGTCAACCACTGCTATTCCGTCTTTATAACCTGCAGCAGCATACTCAAAAGTACCATACGGTTCTATAGATCTTAAAAAATCCGGAATTTTCGGTTTGCTTTCTTCCTGAGCCGCCAAATTTAAACTGAAAAATATAAATAGTACGCGTATAATTTTTTTCATCGCCGAAAGTTTTTAACGTCCTGATTATAAAGGTATTAAATATATTTTTTTCATTACGGTGTTTGTGTGTTAAAAAGTTGTGTCTGCCCGTGAATCTGTTTTTTGCAATCATAAAACTACCGGTAAGGTCAAGAGTAAAGTAGCCACTTTATGTGCAAAATAGAATAACCTTAATCGTTCAGGAAAGGCTACACAGGTATCATTATTTATAGATAAGAAAGATTTTGTAAGAATATTATTTGATTTGGGTGGCTTGTCGGGCTATACGCTTATACGCTTCGCTGTAAAAACCCTTCATTTTAAATAGTGAAAAAAGCTTCTGAAGTCGCTTTTTTACTATTAATTTCAGTGGTTTTTACAGCTGCAGGGTATCGCTTCTATCCCGGCCACAAAGAAAATTGTTTTTCATTTAAGGTCATGAAAAATTTTGATACATTTAGCCTTAATCTAGAACCTTTTACACCTATGAAGAAAATTTATATTATATCACTATTAGTTCTTGTTTCGCTTTTTGGTTTTGCTCAGGAAAGACAATTAGACTTCATGCAGAATTATATGATTACAAGGTATCCCAAATTTACTTTTATGAACGAAAGTACTTCGGCTCTCATCCTTGTTGACGGCTCCAAAAGTGACTTTAATAATTTATCTTCAGTAAAGATCAATCAGCTAAATCATTTGAGTTTTATCGATAGCGATCTGACGCAATATGTCGAAAAATATGGCTCAATGGCCAAAAAAGGAGTTTTCCTGATCGAAACAAAAGCATATTCGGCAAAAGAATGGGTAATGCCGTTAGTAGGACTGGAAAG comes from Bacteroidota bacterium and encodes:
- the fabD gene encoding ACP S-malonyltransferase, which translates into the protein MKAYVFPGQGAQFVGMGKDLYDNSEIAKDLFEKANEILGFRITDIMFEGTAEELKQTKVTQPAIFLHSVILSKVIGEEFKPDMVAGHSLGEISALVANGTLDFEDGLKLVSKRALAMQDACEKEPSTMAAVLGLSDEDVEAVCSETEGVVVAANYNCPGQLVISGSVEAVNSACKLAKDKGAKRALPLPVGGAFHSPLMEPAREELAKAIEETEFKTPVCPVYQNVTTTAVTKPEDIKANLISQLTSPVKWTQSVVQMIEDGATEFVEVGPGKVLSGLVKKVDRKMPTSSAAI
- a CDS encoding porin, with amino-acid sequence MKKIIRVLFIFFSLNLAAQEESKPKIPDFLRSIEPYGTFEYAAAGYKDGIAVVDLIPRVGVAGEWFFKDSDDYYFFTKAEIGLHLTRRNDYITISVDPGGKYGKTDNAIYARQGFIGIGTPFGRISVGKQWGVHYALAGNIDNMYIFGGDAIGVYNAGTDGGPSGTGRADQSIKYEFSNDRFYVGVQGQFRNFSSNNVKFADAAGISSYYDFRIFKFGLSYNKVFDGVEVPIPGETKTDDEFFSALIDVNRENFHFGILGNIFNNHEKDNSGEFFKGWGVEYNLKYNFGKEKEWSFVNNSSIMKPFSDEDMEYISNRYSFELARRFSQNTAVILGFRYDNSTNADGIKNKIHHVALGFYYNFNYPVP